Proteins encoded in a region of the Canis lupus familiaris isolate Mischka breed German Shepherd chromosome 1, alternate assembly UU_Cfam_GSD_1.0, whole genome shotgun sequence genome:
- the LOC119875933 gene encoding translation initiation factor IF-2-like, whose amino-acid sequence MGVGRCCLQTPEEAEEAPGTQHPGTQHPAPSTRHPAQPGPPRHPAPSTQRSQVGPGTKRPAPSAARPGPAPSTRHPAPGTQRSQACPGTQCPAPSAARPGPAPNARHPAPGTQCSQARPGTQRLAPSAQRSQAWPGTQRPAPSAARPAPGTQRSQARPGTQHPTPSSQHPGQPGPAQHPAPSTARPGPALDPLPTLRPVE is encoded by the exons ATGGGTGTAGGACGATGCTGTCTTCAGACCCCCGAGGAGGCTGAAGAGG CACCCGGCACCCAGCACCCCGGCACCCAGCACCCGGCACCCAGCACCCGGCACCCAGCGCAGCCAGGCCCGCCccggcacccagcacccagcacccagcgcAGCCAGGTCGGCCCCGGCACCAAGCGCCCAGCACCCAGCGCAGCCAGGCCCGGCCCGGCACCCAGCACCCGGCACCCAGCACCCGGCACCCAGCGCAGCCAGGCCTGCCCCGGCacccagtgcccagcacccagCGCAGCCAGGCCCGGCCCGGCACCCAACGCCCGGCACCCAGCACCCGGCACCCAGTGCAGCCAGGCCCGCCCCGGCACCCAGCGCCTGGCACCCAGCGCCCAGCGCAGCCAGGCCTGGCCCGGCACCCAGCGCCCAGCACCCAGTGCAGCCAGGCCCGCCCCTGGCACCCAGCGCAGCCAGGCCCGGCCTGGCACCCAGCACCCGACACCCAGCTCCCAGCACCCAGGGCAGCCAGGCCCGGCCCAGCACCCAGCGCCCAGCACAgccaggcccggcccggccctggaTCCCCTGCCGACCCTACGCCCCGTGGAATGA
- the CHST8 gene encoding carbohydrate sulfotransferase 8: protein MTLRAGTMRLACMFSSILLFGAAGLLLFISLQDPTELAPRQLPGIKFSIRPQQPYNDLPPASSQAGDLKAPTEKVPRDLSSQAPRGFSLLGPGRPQAPLNTGARLRPRQRRRRLLIKKMPAAAAVPANGSSSGALAQSAPWAPGGPGLSLQQSQQERKRVMREACAKYRASSSRRAVTPRHVSRIFVEDRHRVLYCEVPKAGCSNWKRVLMVLAGLASSTADIQHNTVHYGSALKRLDTFDRQGILHRLSTYTKMLFVREPFERLVSAFRDKFEHPNSYYHPVFGKAILARYRANASREALRTGSGVRFPEFVQYLLDVHRPVGMDIHWDHVGRLCSPCLIDYDFVGKFESMEDDANFFLSLIRAPRNLTFPRFKDRHSQEARTTAQIARRYFTQLSALQRQRTYDFYYMDYLMFNYSKPFADLY, encoded by the exons GAATAAAGTTCAGCATCCGGCCGCAGCAGCCCTACAAC gacctcCCGCCTGCCAGCTCCCAGGCTGGTGACCTGAAGGCGCCTACAGAGAAGGTCCCCCGAGACTTGTCCAGCCAGGCCCCGAGGGGCTTCAGCCTGCTGGGGCCTGGCCGGCCTCAAGCCCCCCTAAACACGGGGgcccggctccggccccggcAGCGCCGCCGGCGGCTGCTGATCAAGAAAATgccagccgccgccgccgtcccGGCCAACGGCTCCTCCTCCGGCGCCCTTGCGCAGTCGGCACCCTGGGCGCCGGGCGGCCCCGGGCTCAGCCTGCAGCAGAGCCAGCAGGAGCGCAAGCGGGTGATGCGGGAGGCCTGCGCCAAGTACCGGGCCAGCAGCAGCCGCAGGGCCGTCACGCCCCGCCACGTGTCCCGCATCTTCGTGGAGGACCGCCACCGCGTGCTGTACTGCGAGGTGCCCAAGGCGGGCTGCTCCAACTGGAAGCGGGTGCTCATGGTGCTGGCGGGCCTGGCCTCCTCCACCGCCGACATCCAGCACAACACCGTGCACTACGGCAGCGCCCTCAAGCGGCTGGACACCTTCGACCGCCAGGGCATCCTGCACCGCCTCAGCACCTACACCAAGATGCTCTTCGTGCGCGAGCCCTTCGAGAGGCTGGTGTCCGCCTTCCGCGACAAGTTCGAGCATCCCAACAGCTACTACCACCCGGTGTTCGGCAAGGCCATCCTGGCCCGGTACCGGGCCAACGCCTCCCGGGAGGCCCTGCGGACGGGCTCGGGCGTGCGCTTCCCGGAGTTCGTCCAGTACCTGCTGGACGTGCACCGGCCCGTGGGCATGGACATCCACTGGGACCACGTCGGCCGCCTCTGCAGCCCCTGCCTCATCGACTACGACTTCGTGGGCAAGTTTGAGAGCATGGAGGACGACGCCAACTTCTTCCTGAGCCTCATCCGGGCGCCGCGGAACCTGACCTTCCCCCGGTTCAAGGACCGGCACTCGCAGGAGGCCCGGACCACGGCGCAGATCGCGCGCCGCTACTTCACGCAGCTCTCGGCCCTGCAGCGCCAGCGCACCTACGACTTCTACTACATGGACTACCTGATGTTCAACTACTCCAAGCCCTTCGCGGACCTGTACTGA